A portion of the Marinobacter alexandrii genome contains these proteins:
- a CDS encoding T9SS type A sorting domain-containing protein, whose amino-acid sequence MTRSLIYLILILFLHSLFAKDRDRNASTTPTMTEKAISAGFNHTLIIQEGAVFSWGENTYGQLGDSTITISGAGVLAVGLDHIIAVSAGRRHSMALRADGKVFVWGDNTYGQLGTVGVGSAIPVQLSGVSDIIDIQAGDFHCMALKSDGTVISWGINNLGELGQGFFSPSALPGNVVNSSGTGILNGVTLISAGARHSLAIKDGRVLGWGDNLNTQLGRSPSSFASRNTPIAVRKKIGFFPIPLTDVIALSAGETHSIATDVEGNLWTWGEGVYGQLGIGGPIDPLDPTTYRREYAESVASKVRTMAAGYSHSTFIDSKGELHFFGANFHGQFGIPLTTARVFSDSTVSYDKSVALACGADFTIILKSDGSLVGAGDNAHSQFGIHPGPPAIPSFVPFFNKVDRLAQLATNENSYILRSDGTVWSMGDSLAIGFTSSTLNVTTPTQIVSLSDIISIGGTSNAAFALDVNGNVWTWGDNRLGVCGTGSTTTIHTTPVKIPTLSDIVFVEGAVQAGYNRCLGDCSHASAIDVNGDLFMWGENNHYELGDGTRTRRLTPIRTTAAGKVFSTSLAEDNSFALYADNTVQVWGRKETAGIGVVGSYAITPVGIATPTRFKSISTNRRFRMGLSTDGRILVWGVVNALSSRNFFNICQLGGTFYRVNTPTFIHENEVSPDLIRNVKRIYAGDNLGTFIMADGATWAWGVNNFAELGRGFISKEEFIPQPIACNAPGYSVSMYSSLSVETHVLANRVGIVIDTWGGNYHGELGLGFTSRYESACTFAFRTSGSEVVLSNEELDNLIQVYPNPVRETLHVKLTPEVIQEVSELRLIDASGRIVYKQKEVFKEMSLPVSRYDEGIYILKIGSVNRRIIIRK is encoded by the coding sequence ATGACACGATCACTGATTTACCTTATTCTGATTTTATTCTTACACTCTCTCTTCGCAAAGGACAGAGATAGAAACGCAAGCACTACACCTACGATGACTGAAAAAGCCATTTCAGCGGGCTTCAATCATACATTAATCATACAAGAAGGAGCGGTGTTTTCCTGGGGCGAAAACACATATGGCCAGCTAGGAGATAGTACTATTACAATCTCAGGAGCGGGTGTACTTGCTGTAGGATTAGATCATATTATTGCTGTTTCTGCCGGAAGAAGACATAGCATGGCGCTAAGAGCAGATGGGAAAGTCTTTGTTTGGGGGGATAACACCTACGGCCAGCTAGGCACTGTAGGGGTTGGGTCCGCTATCCCGGTTCAACTTTCCGGTGTGTCGGATATCATTGATATTCAGGCTGGAGACTTTCATTGCATGGCACTTAAAAGCGACGGAACCGTGATCTCCTGGGGGATTAATAACCTGGGAGAACTAGGACAAGGCTTTTTTTCTCCATCAGCCCTTCCTGGAAATGTTGTGAATTCTTCAGGGACTGGTATTTTAAATGGCGTGACATTAATATCTGCTGGAGCAAGACATAGCCTGGCAATCAAGGATGGACGTGTGCTTGGATGGGGAGATAACCTTAACACACAACTGGGCCGCTCACCATCTAGTTTTGCCTCACGGAACACACCTATTGCCGTAAGAAAAAAGATTGGTTTTTTCCCAATACCACTGACAGATGTTATTGCTTTATCCGCAGGAGAAACCCATTCAATAGCTACTGATGTGGAGGGAAATCTATGGACATGGGGAGAGGGAGTTTATGGTCAACTTGGGATAGGAGGGCCAATTGATCCTTTAGATCCTACCACGTATCGTAGAGAATATGCTGAGAGTGTAGCATCAAAAGTGCGTACTATGGCGGCAGGATACAGCCATAGTACTTTCATTGATAGCAAAGGAGAGTTGCACTTTTTTGGCGCTAATTTTCATGGTCAGTTTGGTATACCTCTGACCACCGCACGTGTGTTCAGTGATAGCACAGTTTCATACGATAAGTCAGTAGCATTAGCCTGTGGTGCTGATTTTACCATCATACTAAAATCGGATGGGTCTTTGGTAGGAGCAGGAGATAACGCACACTCACAATTTGGTATACATCCCGGCCCTCCGGCTATTCCTTCATTTGTGCCATTTTTTAATAAAGTAGATAGGCTAGCTCAGTTAGCTACTAATGAAAATTCGTATATCCTTCGTTCAGATGGCACAGTTTGGTCAATGGGTGATTCTCTCGCTATTGGTTTTACTTCCAGTACTTTAAACGTGACCACACCTACCCAGATAGTATCCTTAAGCGATATTATTTCTATTGGAGGTACTAGTAATGCAGCCTTTGCTCTTGATGTAAACGGGAATGTTTGGACCTGGGGCGACAACAGGTTAGGAGTCTGCGGTACAGGTAGTACAACTACCATACATACAACCCCTGTTAAAATACCAACGCTATCCGATATTGTTTTTGTTGAGGGTGCTGTTCAGGCTGGATATAATCGATGTTTAGGAGATTGTTCTCATGCTTCAGCTATAGATGTAAATGGAGATCTATTTATGTGGGGGGAAAACAACCATTATGAACTTGGAGATGGTACAAGAACAAGAAGGCTAACACCGATCAGGACTACTGCTGCTGGTAAGGTTTTTAGTACGTCGCTTGCTGAAGATAATTCATTTGCACTTTATGCGGATAATACTGTTCAGGTTTGGGGACGTAAGGAGACAGCTGGTATAGGGGTCGTTGGTAGCTATGCTATTACTCCTGTGGGAATAGCTACACCAACTAGGTTCAAATCTATTTCAACTAATCGGAGATTTAGAATGGGTCTGTCAACTGACGGGAGAATTTTAGTCTGGGGGGTTGTTAATGCTCTTAGCAGCCGGAATTTTTTTAATATATGTCAGTTAGGAGGCACATTCTATAGAGTAAATACACCCACATTTATTCACGAAAATGAAGTATCTCCTGATCTCATAAGAAATGTAAAGAGAATATATGCAGGAGATAATTTAGGGACCTTTATAATGGCAGATGGCGCTACATGGGCATGGGGAGTTAATAATTTTGCTGAACTAGGGAGAGGTTTTATAAGTAAGGAAGAGTTTATTCCACAACCTATAGCATGCAATGCTCCTGGGTATTCGGTTTCAATGTACTCTAGCTTATCTGTAGAAACTCATGTGCTTGCTAATCGAGTAGGTATTGTCATTGATACATGGGGTGGGAATTATCATGGAGAGTTAGGCCTGGGGTTTACCTCAAGGTATGAATCCGCCTGTACGTTTGCCTTTCGAACTTCAGGCTCGGAAGTTGTATTAAGCAATGAAGAATTGGACAACTTGATTCAGGTCTATCCCAACCCTGTTAGAGAAACACTTCATGTCAAGCTCACACCTGAGGTAATACAGGAGGTCTCTGAGCTACGTTTGATCGATGCATCAGGTAGAATAGTTTACAAACAAAAAGAGGTCTTTAAAGAAATGTCTCTTCCAGTCAGTCGGTACGATGAAGGCATCTACATCCTAAAGATTGGATCTGTCAACAGAAGAATCATTATTAGAAAATAA
- a CDS encoding MBG domain-containing protein, with amino-acid sequence MSKYLTIILLLMVFGSHLFGQAVFKEKSKVVPSDRTTLDFFGTFLDMSGDVAMICSLGTDTDENGENPLETAGAVYAYENVNGNWDMMQKLVPSDRNSQDVFGSSVAVSGTLAVIGAVLNRTDLDGMNNIRGAGAAFIFEKDAQGIWIEKQKAVASDRAEQDNFGSQVSVSGERIAVSSLFHNSRQGAVYIFEKDGNGQWNETAKLVADDAETGAAFGFSIDLEGDYLVVGAQTENDDANNENYQYQAGAVYFFERNESGEWNQAQKIVPDDRSAGDLFGYSLDIEGSRLVVGAPLQDKSANGYLNNAGAAYLFHKDENGYWSQTQKIEASDRSALDNFGNGVSLSEDLLVVGAPDEDENRDGTGTIKAAGSVYIFQADMNGQFSEIQKVVTSDRMEDDKIGRFSSIKMENKQLVIGSFAQDLNEDGVQPLSNAGAVYFFELTTEILSPIISIPSVQYGQTVEIDLSPDPDDVFSTDQYRFVSATNGQVHINDEQVATGSLFDPSAQIIFRSSHAGNASISFSKLSGANESSISTHEFQVMRAPLTIKANDQTKSYGEVDPDFTFEIKAGLLLGTDVISGDLARDIGEDAGTYSILQGNVDAGSNYIVDFAEGTLVINKAQTTIELDDLIQEADGTIKEPTVITEPSNLSYSISWDAGSTPTRAGNHNFTVTVKETNYEGEKSGTLKLIQVLGLTDTPVNVYPNPTQDYLVIETNEVLQAEVLSLDGKQLLQGSSASKIDLSLLPNGIHLLRLTNEKGETKTFRFVKRTN; translated from the coding sequence ATGAGTAAATATTTGACGATTATTTTGTTGCTAATGGTATTCGGAAGCCACCTGTTTGGTCAGGCTGTATTCAAGGAAAAATCGAAGGTTGTACCTTCAGATCGAACTACTTTGGATTTTTTTGGAACCTTTCTAGATATGTCAGGAGATGTGGCTATGATTTGTTCTTTAGGAACGGATACAGATGAAAATGGAGAAAACCCGTTGGAGACAGCTGGGGCTGTTTATGCATACGAAAATGTAAACGGGAACTGGGATATGATGCAAAAATTGGTTCCTTCAGATAGAAATTCACAAGACGTATTTGGGAGTTCGGTAGCAGTATCCGGTACTCTTGCTGTGATTGGAGCGGTACTTAATCGTACAGATCTTGATGGGATGAATAATATTCGAGGTGCAGGAGCAGCATTTATTTTTGAAAAAGATGCGCAAGGAATTTGGATAGAAAAACAGAAAGCAGTTGCATCAGATCGAGCAGAGCAAGACAACTTTGGATCTCAAGTGTCTGTATCTGGAGAACGAATAGCCGTTTCATCTCTATTTCATAATTCTCGACAAGGAGCGGTGTATATTTTTGAAAAAGATGGGAATGGGCAGTGGAATGAAACAGCAAAGCTTGTTGCTGATGATGCTGAAACAGGTGCTGCTTTTGGATTTTCTATCGACCTGGAGGGTGACTATTTGGTAGTAGGAGCACAGACAGAAAACGATGATGCAAACAATGAAAACTACCAATATCAAGCTGGAGCAGTTTATTTTTTTGAAAGAAATGAATCAGGGGAGTGGAATCAAGCTCAAAAGATTGTTCCAGATGATCGGTCCGCCGGTGATCTTTTTGGGTACTCACTAGATATTGAAGGATCTAGGCTAGTGGTTGGGGCTCCTCTACAAGATAAATCAGCTAACGGATATCTAAACAATGCTGGTGCGGCATACCTATTTCATAAAGATGAAAATGGCTATTGGAGTCAAACGCAAAAAATCGAAGCATCAGACCGTTCAGCACTTGATAATTTTGGCAATGGGGTAAGTCTATCAGAAGACCTACTGGTTGTAGGTGCTCCAGATGAAGATGAAAATCGGGATGGTACTGGTACAATAAAAGCAGCTGGCTCAGTCTATATCTTCCAGGCAGATATGAATGGTCAGTTTTCAGAGATTCAAAAAGTAGTAACCTCTGATAGGATGGAAGATGATAAAATTGGCCGTTTCAGTTCCATAAAAATGGAAAACAAACAACTCGTCATAGGGTCATTTGCACAGGATCTCAATGAGGATGGAGTACAGCCACTTTCTAATGCCGGAGCAGTTTATTTCTTTGAATTGACAACCGAAATACTATCGCCAATAATTAGCATCCCTTCCGTGCAATATGGCCAAACGGTCGAAATTGATTTATCCCCTGATCCAGATGATGTTTTTTCTACTGATCAATATCGATTTGTATCTGCTACCAATGGCCAGGTACATATCAATGACGAACAAGTAGCTACTGGTTCTTTATTTGATCCTTCAGCCCAGATAATTTTTCGCTCCTCACATGCAGGAAATGCCAGTATAAGTTTCAGTAAACTATCTGGTGCAAATGAGAGCAGTATATCTACACATGAATTTCAAGTCATGCGGGCCCCATTGACTATTAAAGCTAATGATCAGACCAAATCCTATGGAGAAGTAGATCCTGATTTTACTTTTGAGATTAAAGCTGGTCTACTTCTAGGTACTGATGTTATCAGTGGGGACTTAGCAAGGGATATTGGCGAAGATGCCGGAACTTATAGCATTTTGCAGGGAAATGTAGATGCAGGAAGTAATTATATTGTAGATTTTGCTGAGGGTACATTGGTGATCAATAAAGCCCAAACTACCATTGAACTCGATGATTTAATACAGGAAGCCGATGGCACAATCAAAGAACCAACAGTTATAACAGAACCATCAAACCTAAGTTATTCAATCTCATGGGATGCAGGTAGCACTCCAACAAGAGCAGGAAACCACAACTTCACAGTCACTGTTAAAGAGACAAACTATGAAGGAGAGAAAAGTGGAACCCTGAAGCTTATCCAAGTATTAGGTCTGACGGATACTCCAGTAAATGTTTACCCGAACCCCACACAAGATTATTTGGTCATAGAGACAAATGAAGTGCTGCAAGCAGAAGTCCTGAGCCTCGATGGCAAACAATTGCTACAAGGAAGTTCGGCAAGCAAGATCGATCTGAGTTTACTTCCAAACGGAATACATCTGTTGCGATTGACTAATGAAAAAGGAGAGACCAAAACGTTTCGTTTCGTTAAAAGGACGAACTAG
- the ssb gene encoding single-stranded DNA-binding protein has translation MTSLKNSVQLIGRLGNEPEVRTFESGKKMATFSLATNETYYNNKGEKVTDTQWHNIVVWGKKADVVENYLNKGSEIAMEGKLLNRSYEKDGETKYITEISLNELLMMGKKDQS, from the coding sequence ATGACAAGTTTAAAAAACAGCGTACAACTAATTGGTAGATTAGGTAACGAACCAGAAGTTAGAACTTTTGAAAGCGGGAAAAAGATGGCCACTTTTTCTCTAGCAACGAACGAAACTTATTACAACAATAAGGGCGAGAAAGTAACAGATACACAGTGGCACAATATTGTAGTATGGGGCAAGAAAGCTGATGTAGTTGAAAACTACCTAAATAAGGGGAGCGAGATAGCGATGGAAGGAAAATTGCTTAATCGATCATACGAGAAAGATGGTGAAACAAAGTATATCACCGAAATAAGTTTGAACGAACTTCTCATGATGGGTAAGAAAGACCAATCCTGA
- a CDS encoding RNA polymerase sigma factor encodes MQADQIRMTMMPVDELIKKAMTGDEQSFNQLVSLWYKRIYNYSLKHCSDESLASDITQRTFIAVFKSLKKLNDISRFKPWIYRIATNFCIEEGRKKSKSKTVPFTMNRSEDGDETVVEEGIAEGAFFNPEMSFRQQELERILFDCLDGLSSDQRSVIIMKEYEGMKFREIADVLNTSENTVKTWLYRGLRMLKQLLEERKITKETLSYEL; translated from the coding sequence ATGCAAGCGGATCAGATAAGAATGACCATGATGCCAGTAGATGAGCTGATTAAGAAGGCTATGACTGGAGATGAACAGTCATTTAACCAGTTGGTGAGTCTTTGGTACAAAAGGATATATAACTACTCGCTTAAGCACTGTTCTGATGAGAGTCTCGCATCAGACATTACACAGAGAACTTTTATAGCAGTTTTTAAAAGTTTGAAAAAGTTGAATGATATATCGCGTTTTAAACCATGGATCTATCGTATAGCAACGAATTTTTGCATTGAAGAGGGGAGAAAAAAATCTAAAAGTAAGACAGTTCCCTTTACGATGAATAGAAGCGAGGACGGTGATGAGACTGTGGTTGAAGAAGGAATTGCGGAAGGTGCCTTTTTCAATCCGGAAATGTCATTTAGACAACAAGAACTTGAGCGGATACTTTTTGATTGTTTAGATGGATTATCCTCGGATCAAAGAAGTGTAATAATTATGAAAGAGTACGAGGGGATGAAGTTTAGAGAAATAGCGGACGTGTTAAATACTTCTGAAAACACAGTGAAAACTTGGTTATACAGAGGTCTTAGAATGCTGAAGCAACTATTGGAAGAAAGGAAAATCACGAAAGAAACATTGAGTTATGAATTATAA
- a CDS encoding S8 family peptidase — protein MRGVVLTVVLIIWFNDSFGQQLDRWERFISKDSTLIVESDIYIIESSFKNLKKIKSTKILRKLDSNHFIISSNSTEGINKIWKADDSWKIDVDRNSSGSKFYIITTNSFDRSKLDLFRIISDYGSLNTILIEGSLKNIENILLKDPDILHISNKVFKPSVESRVLDMNLNPNRINKIHHFYPNLNGNTEVISIQENRYDEMDIDLLGRSTDSGLESETTDNHATEMATIIAGKGNSFVTGRGVADELTISSSDFSDVMPDSNDSYLNLGVITQNHSYGIPGDTTHYGVEARAFDQSAFNNKNLLHVFSSGNEGNTVSTTGMYQGIEGYANLTGNFKMSKNSLVVGSVDTVGNIPGFVSRGPAYDGRIKPEIVAYSVVGSSNSAALVSGISSLLQQQFREDNSSDMPSSLTKALLINGALDVGPEGLDYITGYGNVNAWKSLTDLRNAQYFSGSVDEGSIESFELNIPDNATNLKITLCWNDPPANVNDFSALVNNLNLRLIDDETTTLPWILDNQANVTSLSSAATRGIDNLNNVEQVTIEDPKTNYQIEVEGKSIAGTQEFNIAWGYEIEDSFEWDYPTRSDNMPYNGETGSYFRWTTSKTGIGELSYTVNEIDWIILESAIDLSKGYWRWSNPPEINDKVKARIQIDAETFETDFFTVSFPVSTSVGFNCSDSLMLRWDVSPNAVDYTIYSLADDILEPFQTVTDTFLIIPNTNLLDGRRFTIEPNLEGSKSLLSTPSFDYTLQGVECYVFSFFQTVALDTGIYLNLTLGTTYGIDEIVFERNELSTFIEIGAIQDFQSDEYLFLDEMPNQGYNEHRIIIRFINGEELILSAGTSFYLTEIPVRVFPNPISVGESLNIITKEFEERTPTLQLIDSQGAIVYESIVQGTQDALSTSGLRAGIYLYRLFVDGQIHTGRILIR, from the coding sequence ATGAGAGGGGTAGTTTTAACTGTAGTACTTATAATTTGGTTCAATGATTCTTTTGGCCAGCAGTTAGATCGTTGGGAGAGGTTTATTTCCAAAGATTCTACGCTCATTGTTGAAAGTGATATTTATATAATAGAATCTTCTTTTAAAAATCTTAAAAAGATTAAAAGCACAAAAATTTTAAGGAAACTCGATTCCAATCACTTTATTATCTCCTCAAACTCTACTGAAGGAATTAATAAAATTTGGAAAGCAGATGACTCATGGAAAATAGATGTAGATAGAAATTCAAGCGGATCAAAATTTTACATTATTACCACCAATTCGTTTGATAGATCCAAATTAGATCTATTTAGGATTATATCGGATTATGGATCATTAAATACAATCCTTATTGAAGGCTCTTTAAAGAATATTGAAAACATACTCCTGAAAGACCCTGACATACTTCACATATCTAATAAGGTATTCAAACCCTCAGTAGAAAGTCGAGTATTAGACATGAATCTCAATCCAAATAGGATTAATAAAATCCATCATTTCTACCCAAATCTGAATGGGAACACTGAGGTTATCTCAATTCAAGAAAATCGTTATGATGAGATGGATATTGATTTGTTAGGAAGAAGTACTGACTCTGGTTTAGAAAGTGAAACCACGGATAATCATGCAACTGAAATGGCTACCATTATCGCTGGGAAGGGAAATTCTTTTGTTACTGGACGAGGTGTTGCCGACGAGTTAACCATCTCTTCATCAGATTTTTCTGATGTCATGCCGGATTCAAATGATTCATACTTAAATCTTGGTGTCATCACGCAAAATCATTCGTATGGGATTCCTGGAGACACAACGCACTACGGTGTGGAGGCAAGAGCTTTTGATCAAAGTGCATTTAACAACAAAAACTTGCTTCATGTCTTTTCAAGTGGAAATGAGGGTAACACGGTTTCTACGACAGGGATGTACCAAGGAATTGAGGGGTATGCGAACCTTACCGGGAATTTTAAAATGTCTAAAAACTCCCTTGTTGTCGGTTCTGTAGATACTGTGGGAAACATCCCTGGTTTTGTATCTCGAGGGCCTGCATACGATGGTCGAATTAAGCCGGAGATTGTAGCATACAGTGTTGTTGGTAGTTCTAACTCAGCAGCACTTGTCTCAGGAATCAGTTCATTGCTTCAACAGCAATTTCGCGAAGATAACTCTTCAGACATGCCTTCGTCACTCACAAAGGCTCTTCTAATTAATGGAGCTTTGGATGTTGGACCAGAAGGATTGGATTATATCACAGGTTATGGAAATGTAAATGCCTGGAAAAGTTTAACTGATCTTAGAAACGCCCAGTATTTTTCAGGAAGTGTGGATGAAGGAAGTATAGAATCTTTTGAGCTCAATATACCTGACAATGCGACTAACTTAAAGATCACTTTATGTTGGAATGACCCACCAGCCAATGTCAACGACTTTTCAGCATTAGTAAATAATCTCAATTTGAGACTTATTGATGATGAAACTACCACTTTGCCTTGGATTCTGGACAATCAAGCTAACGTAACCAGTCTTTCAAGTGCTGCCACAAGGGGAATTGATAATTTAAATAATGTAGAACAGGTAACCATTGAAGATCCTAAAACTAACTATCAGATAGAGGTGGAAGGTAAATCTATAGCTGGAACTCAAGAGTTCAATATTGCCTGGGGTTATGAGATTGAAGACTCATTCGAATGGGACTACCCAACGCGAAGTGATAACATGCCCTACAATGGTGAAACAGGTTCATATTTTAGATGGACTACTTCCAAAACAGGAATTGGGGAGCTATCCTATACAGTAAATGAAATTGATTGGATTATTTTAGAATCAGCAATTGATCTATCCAAAGGGTATTGGAGATGGAGTAATCCTCCAGAAATAAATGATAAAGTAAAGGCGCGGATACAGATAGACGCGGAAACCTTTGAGACCGATTTTTTCACCGTTTCATTCCCTGTTTCCACATCTGTTGGATTCAATTGTTCAGACTCATTGATGTTGAGGTGGGATGTATCACCCAATGCTGTCGATTATACAATATATAGTTTAGCGGATGATATATTAGAGCCTTTTCAAACGGTAACTGATACATTCTTAATCATTCCGAATACGAACTTACTTGATGGGAGACGGTTCACCATTGAACCAAATCTTGAAGGTAGCAAAAGCCTTTTATCTACTCCTTCCTTCGACTACACGCTTCAAGGAGTAGAATGCTATGTGTTTTCTTTTTTTCAAACAGTCGCCTTAGACACAGGGATTTACTTAAATCTTACATTGGGCACCACCTATGGGATTGATGAAATTGTTTTCGAACGAAATGAGCTTTCTACATTTATTGAAATAGGTGCTATACAGGATTTCCAATCTGATGAATATCTATTCCTGGATGAAATGCCTAATCAGGGGTACAATGAACATCGGATAATTATAAGATTCATTAATGGTGAAGAGCTGATACTTTCTGCTGGAACTTCATTCTACTTGACTGAAATACCTGTTAGGGTCTTTCCAAACCCTATTTCAGTCGGAGAATCTTTAAATATCATTACGAAAGAATTTGAAGAGAGGACTCCAACTCTCCAATTGATTGATAGTCAAGGGGCTATTGTTTATGAAAGTATAGTTCAGGGTACTCAGGATGCCCTTTCTACCAGTGGACTAAGAGCAGGTATTTATCTCTACAGATTATTTGTAGACGGACAAATACATACAGGGAGAATTTTAATTCGTTGA
- a CDS encoding M57 family metalloprotease: MRRLNSTLWSVLVMFLAIGFTSCTSEDEPQSDEISDAVLSQFADLGFDVSDIEVVNQQNPLTGQSGQFYKLEGDIMVPESQMKEMLDSDVFHVGAVGEQYRTNNLVSNNQTISVLGYTGGSNALDNTMRTALQWAVNNYNRLNIGLNFTLSFGTNFQAFDMVVFRVGGGGGGSAGFPSGGDPFKFIQIQSGTSGFGTNVTEHVITHEMGHSVGLRHTDYFNRSLSCGTGGNEGSGGVGAIQIPGTPSGFDANSIMLSCFSANEDGEFGNFDVVALEFLY; the protein is encoded by the coding sequence ATGAGAAGATTAAATTCTACGCTATGGAGCGTACTAGTCATGTTTTTGGCTATCGGTTTTACTTCATGTACAAGTGAAGATGAACCACAATCTGACGAAATTTCGGATGCTGTATTATCTCAATTCGCTGACCTTGGATTCGATGTTAGTGATATTGAAGTAGTAAATCAGCAAAATCCGTTAACTGGACAATCAGGACAATTTTATAAGCTGGAGGGCGATATAATGGTTCCTGAGTCTCAAATGAAAGAAATGCTTGACAGTGATGTCTTTCATGTTGGTGCTGTTGGTGAGCAGTACAGAACAAATAACTTAGTAAGTAATAATCAAACTATTAGTGTATTGGGCTACACTGGAGGTTCTAATGCACTAGACAATACGATGAGAACTGCTCTACAGTGGGCAGTTAACAATTACAATCGTTTGAATATTGGATTGAACTTCACACTATCTTTCGGTACAAACTTCCAGGCATTTGACATGGTAGTTTTCCGAGTTGGTGGTGGAGGTGGTGGATCTGCCGGATTCCCTTCTGGTGGTGACCCTTTCAAATTCATCCAAATTCAGTCTGGAACCAGTGGTTTTGGAACTAACGTAACTGAGCATGTAATTACGCACGAAATGGGTCACTCTGTTGGTCTTCGTCACACTGATTACTTCAACAGATCACTTTCATGTGGAACTGGTGGAAATGAAGGAAGTGGTGGTGTAGGTGCAATTCAAATTCCAGGTACACCTTCTGGGTTTGACGCTAACTCAATCATGCTTTCTTGTTTTTCAGCTAATGAAGATGGAGAGTTTGGTAACTTTGATGTTGTAGCTCTAGAGTTTCTTTATTGA
- a CDS encoding RNA polymerase sigma-70 factor has product MKVTKTFTKNDLRVLYDEYFESIRGFLYYKCGDIDLAEDLVQETFIKVWNNRDDLKRETLKSFLYTIANNLLMNHFNHQKVVREHQKGSTMEISSKSSSPQFQLEEKEFEQKLNDAISCLPDDCKEVFLMNRIDKLKYQEIADRLNLSVKAIEKRMSKTIGILKEQLGMKI; this is encoded by the coding sequence ATGAAGGTCACCAAAACATTCACCAAAAATGATTTGCGGGTGCTCTACGATGAATATTTCGAGAGCATACGTGGATTTTTATATTATAAATGTGGTGATATTGACTTAGCTGAGGATTTGGTACAAGAGACCTTTATAAAAGTATGGAATAATCGAGATGACCTTAAAAGAGAAACCCTTAAAAGCTTTCTTTACACGATTGCTAACAACCTTCTCATGAATCACTTTAACCATCAAAAGGTGGTGAGAGAACATCAGAAAGGTTCAACAATGGAAATTTCTTCAAAATCGAGCTCACCTCAATTCCAACTGGAAGAAAAGGAATTTGAGCAAAAACTGAATGATGCAATTTCTTGCTTACCAGATGATTGTAAGGAAGTCTTTTTAATGAATAGAATTGATAAGTTGAAATATCAGGAAATTGCGGACAGATTAAACTTGAGTGTAAAAGCGATTGAGAAACGGATGAGCAAAACGATTGGTATCTTAAAAGAACAATTGGGAATGAAGATCTAA